In Corallococcus silvisoli, one DNA window encodes the following:
- a CDS encoding lysoplasmalogenase encodes MTRGWTGGTKLLAAVGIAGGVGFLLALDLGPREVRLVTKALPMVGLLAWLWPPRERYSRWIFAGLGLSLLGDVLLEVGPHLFLPGLGAFLLAHVSYAAAYLSVTRRPGLARALPFLLLGVGASVALWPGLGDLALPVAAYVTVICAMGWRAAAMLGGPGLAPREQWLAFVGALLFTLSDGLLSIRLFVKPLPGMGYAVMLLYWAAQLCIAVSTRPTAAPLTVPAASSQPAG; translated from the coding sequence ATGACCCGTGGATGGACAGGTGGGACGAAGCTCCTCGCGGCCGTGGGCATCGCCGGGGGAGTCGGCTTCCTCCTCGCGCTGGACTTGGGCCCCCGGGAGGTCCGGCTCGTCACCAAGGCGCTGCCCATGGTGGGCCTGCTCGCGTGGCTGTGGCCTCCCCGCGAGCGCTATTCCCGGTGGATCTTCGCCGGGCTGGGGCTGTCACTGCTTGGCGACGTGCTGTTGGAAGTCGGGCCGCACCTGTTCCTCCCCGGCCTGGGCGCGTTCCTGCTCGCGCACGTCAGCTACGCGGCCGCGTACCTCAGCGTGACCCGGCGCCCGGGACTGGCGCGGGCCCTGCCCTTCTTGCTGCTGGGCGTGGGCGCGAGCGTGGCCCTGTGGCCGGGCCTGGGTGACCTGGCGCTGCCCGTGGCCGCCTATGTCACCGTCATCTGCGCGATGGGCTGGCGCGCGGCGGCGATGCTGGGCGGCCCGGGACTCGCCCCGCGTGAGCAATGGCTGGCATTCGTGGGCGCGCTGCTGTTCACCCTCAGCGACGGCCTGCTCTCCATCCGGCTCTTCGTGAAGCCCCTGCCCGGAATGGGCTACGCCGTGATGCTGCTGTACTGGGCCGCGCAGCTCTGCATCGCCGTCTCCACGCGTCCCACCGCCGCGCCGCTCACGGTGCCCGCGGCGTCCAGCCAGCCCGCGGGCTGA